Proteins encoded in a region of the Panicum hallii strain FIL2 chromosome 3, PHallii_v3.1, whole genome shotgun sequence genome:
- the LOC112884144 gene encoding protein LIKE COV 1-like — protein MGDNKSPLSLSPMGGRDRDRDRELLIPVSGGGSAPGDGDGDGDRASSSSTSAALSSSGREAFHKVVRSWASKKFMTGCVILFPIAITFYITWWFIHFVDGFFSPIYAQLGINIFGLGFITSVTFIFLIGVFMSSWVGASVLSLGEWIIKRMPLVRHIYNASKQISAAISPDQNKQAFKEVVIIRHPRVGEYAFGFITSSVSLQSYSGQEDLYCVYVPTNHLYIGDIFMVNSKDVIRPNLSVREGIEIVVSGGMSMPQILSTLDPQVIIGERTGPSRS, from the exons ATGGGTGACAACAAGTCCCCGCTGAGCCTGAGCCCGATGGGCGGCCGCGACCGCGACCGGGACCGGGAGCTCCTCATCCCGGtctccggcggcggctcggcgcccGGCGACGGGGATGGGGACGGCGACAGGGCCTCCTCATCCTCCACCTCCGCTGCGCTCTCCTCCTCCGGACGCGAG GCATTCCATAAGGTTGTCCGCAGTTGGGCTTCAAAAAAGTTTATGACTGGGTG TGTGATTCTCTTCCCCATCGCAATAACATTCTACATCACCTGGTGGTTCATTCATTTTGTTGATGGATTCTTCTCTCCAATCTATGCTCAACTGGGAATCAACATATTCG GTCTTGGCTTCATCACATCTGTTACTTTCATATTCTTGATTGGAGTGTTTATGTCATCTTGGGTTGGGGCCTCTGTCCTTAGCCTTGGCGAGTGGATTATTAAGCGCATGCCTCTTGTACGCCATATCTACAATGCATCCAAGCAAATAAGTGCTGCAATATCACCAG ATCAGAACAAACAAGCATTCAAGGAAGTGGTCATCATAAGGCATCCTCGTGTAGGAGAATATGCGTTTGGTTTCATTACGTCATCAGTCTCACTCCAG AGTTATTCTGGTCAAGAAGATCTTTACTGCGTCTATGTTCCTACCAACCATCTTTATATTGGTGATATCTTCATGGTGAATTCAAAGGATGTGATAAGGCCAAATCTTTCTGTGCGTGAAGGCATAG AGATTGTTGTATCTGGTGGTATGTCAATGCCGCAAATTCTGTCAACCCTTGACCCACAAGTGATCATTGGGGAGAGAACCGGACCCAGCAGAAGCTGA
- the LOC112885235 gene encoding probable WRKY transcription factor 48, whose protein sequence is MEDSQRGGSQQPNPQLPGFLASPVAAAPQLVPQACTSGTGGALSCPPAALDWASLLLPRAPGSLHDVRATTSQEQAMAGASGCSSSTAGDGDGETEAGKKGGGTRGNKKKKKPSRPRFAFQTRSENDILDDGYRWRKYGQKAVKNSAYPRSYYRCTHHTCNVKKQVQRLARDTSIVVTTYEGVHNHPCEKLMEALSPILKQLQLLSQLQCSTNQLI, encoded by the exons ATGGAAGACTCGCAGCGAGGAGGCAGCCAGCAGCCGAATCCACAGCTGCCTGGGTTCCTCGCCTCGCCGGTTGCCGCCGCGCCACAGCTTGTGCCGCAGGCGTGCACCAGTGGCACGGGCGGCGCGCTGAGCTGCCCGCCGGCCGCGTTGGACTGGGCGTCGCtgctcctcccgcgcgcgccgggGTCGTTGCACGATGTCCGGGCGACGACTTCGCAGGAGCAGGCGATGGCAGGGGCTAGTGGTTGTAGTAGCAGCACGGCAGGGGATGGCGACGGGGAGACGGAAGCCGGGAAGAAGGGCGGCGGGACGAGggggaacaagaagaagaagaagccgagcCGGCCGCGGTTCGCGTTCCAGACGCGGAGCGAGAACGACATCCTCGACGACGGCTACCGGTGGAGGAAGTACGGCCAGAAGGCCGTCAAGAACAGCGCGTACCCCAG GAGCTACTACCGGTGCACACACCACACGTGCAACGTGAAGAAGCAGGTGCAGCGGCTGGCCAGGGACACGAGCATCGTGGTGACCACGTACGAGGGCGTGCACAACCACCCGTGCGAGAAGCTCATGGAGGCCCTCAGCCCAATCCTCAAGCAGCTCCAGCTCCTCTCGCAGCTCCAGTGTAGCACTAATCAGCTCATCTGA